One genomic region from Equus asinus isolate D_3611 breed Donkey chromosome 10, EquAss-T2T_v2, whole genome shotgun sequence encodes:
- the LOC106831807 gene encoding cylicin-2: MSAPRFQKVNFGTHDNYIPVSEVSSKTWSLQHSVLGFPKPPRPGRKRRSIPSQMRDNRIPEHDQDKLRADRRRPLWMYRSLMTISEGPSAYLAARRQPPSKSAQCPKKGAEAAGVKQPLSPPTDKKDRKDKKAEKKPKSDSETEPAALPEVENKDSKKGNDIERGTKGKKDTGKTDGKKDKRSKKGEESATESEVEKKGAEKDKDKKEDKKKSSQKGGESKNKKDAKGKGSKSDKKDERKPSKTDSKSKDSKTDTDTESADAKKDAKNAKKGAKKDAKKGK, encoded by the exons ATGTCTGCACCAAGATT CCAGAAAGTAAACTTTGGGACCCATGATAATTACATTCCAG TCAGTGAAGTAAGTAGCAAAACATGGAGTCTTCAACACTCTGTCCTTGGATTTCCCAAACCACCACGgccaggaagaaaaaggagatcaATACCTTCCCAAATGCGAGACAATAGAATTCCT GAACATGATCAAGACAAATTAAGAGCAGATCGTAGACGACCGTTATGGATGTACCGTTCTTTAATGACAATTTCCGAAGGACCATCTGCTTATTTAGCTGCCAGGAGGCAGCCTCCATCTAAATCAGCTCAATGCCCCAAGAAAGGTGCTGAAGCAGCAGGTGTAAAGCAGCCCTTATCTCCACCAACTGATAAGAAAGATAGAAAAGACAAGAAGGCGGAAAAGAAGCCGAAATCAGACTCAGAAACAGAACCAGCAGCTTTACCGGAGGTGGAAAACAAAGATTCAAAGAAAGGCAACGATATAGAAAGAGGAACTAAAGGCAAAAAAGACACTGGAAAAACGGATGGCAAAAAAGATAAACGTTCAAAGAAGGGCGAAGAGTCAGCTACAGAATCTGAGGTTGAGAAAAAAGGTGCAGAAAAGGATAAGgataagaaagaagacaaaaagaaatccaGTCAGAAAGGTGGTGAATCGAAGAACAAGAAAGATGCAAAGGGGAAGGGGAGTAAAAGCgataagaaagatgaaaggaagcCCAGTAAGACAGATAGCAAGTCAAAGGATTCCAAAACAGATACTGACACAGAATCTGCTGATGCAAAGAAGGATGCAAAGAATGCAAAGAAGGGCGCAAAGAAGGATGCAAAGAAGGGCAAGTAG